Proteins encoded together in one Mycobacterium sp. MS1601 window:
- a CDS encoding DUF5336 domain-containing protein, which yields MTYSPGNPPGGGFPPAQPPGSYSSGSYAAPTQSFAPAAEPGPSKLPLYLSAAVVVLGIAAYLSSFGPVFTSSAELGPISVEATSGGGVVLTLATLLAALLAAVGLLPKVKSYLAVVTILSVLGVMVVVSQLFNTSTYVTTGWAAWLVLAFSLLQAIVAIAALLLEAGVITAPAPKPKYEQPQYGQYGPPGGYYGQPQGQPQPPQQGARPGYPTPYGTYNPGPTSGYVPQDSQDNSPPTPPTGYPSFSPPPAVGSGQHTAAPPQQPQTQQSAPSPGQTPS from the coding sequence ATGACCTACTCACCCGGTAATCCACCAGGCGGCGGGTTCCCGCCGGCACAACCGCCAGGCTCCTACTCGTCGGGTTCCTACGCAGCGCCGACGCAGTCGTTCGCGCCGGCCGCCGAGCCGGGCCCGAGCAAGCTCCCGCTCTACCTGTCGGCGGCCGTTGTGGTGCTCGGCATTGCCGCGTACCTGTCGAGCTTCGGCCCCGTGTTCACCTCGAGCGCGGAACTGGGCCCGATCAGCGTCGAAGCCACCAGTGGTGGCGGCGTCGTCCTGACGCTGGCCACCCTGTTGGCGGCGCTGCTGGCCGCGGTCGGTCTGTTGCCCAAGGTCAAGAGCTATCTGGCCGTGGTGACCATCCTGTCGGTGCTCGGTGTGATGGTGGTCGTCAGCCAGCTGTTCAACACCTCCACGTACGTGACCACCGGCTGGGCCGCGTGGCTGGTACTGGCGTTCAGCCTCCTGCAGGCCATCGTCGCCATCGCTGCGCTGCTGCTGGAGGCCGGTGTGATCACCGCGCCCGCGCCGAAGCCCAAGTACGAGCAGCCTCAGTACGGACAGTACGGTCCGCCCGGGGGCTACTACGGGCAGCCTCAAGGCCAGCCGCAGCCGCCGCAGCAGGGCGCGCGGCCGGGCTACCCCACTCCGTACGGCACCTACAACCCCGGGCCCACCAGCGGATACGTTCCGCAGGACAGCCAGGACAACAGCCCCCCGACCCCGCCCACCGGATACCCCAGCTTCAGCCCGCCGCCTGCGGTGGGGTCCGGGCAGCACACTGCTGCGCCGCCGCAACAGCCGCAGACCCAGCAGTCTGCGCCGTCGCCCGGTCAGACTCCGTCCTAA